From a single Rosa rugosa chromosome 7, drRosRugo1.1, whole genome shotgun sequence genomic region:
- the LOC133720055 gene encoding phospholipid-transporting ATPase 1-like: MSGEHPLLSSPDSPSKPLVPPSSLAERLEQLCLDESSSSSILDGIDDGQGESLLAREYTAVPDCGVKPGKQFFPVERECRPQFPLEYPTRHKKRQVSWGTMELHSINSNSASHDVPQAPSRVLEKANKSQGSHHKGIQFEDNLLHEDNPRLIYIDDPKKTNDKYEFTGNEIRTSKYTLITFLPKNVFIQFHRVAYLYFLAIAILNQLPPLAVFGRTVSLFPLLFVLCVTAIKDGYEDWRRHRSDRNENNRESLILQSGQFQPKKWKNIQVGEVLKIRADDTIPCDIVLLGTSDPSGIAYIQTMNLDGESNLKTRYARQETSSAVGSAVADGCAIMGIIRCEQPNRNIYEFTANMEFNGHRFPLTQSNIVLRGCQLKNTEWIIGVVVYAGQETKAMLNSAASPSKRSKLEGYMNRETLWLSIFLFVMCSVVAAGMGTWLIRHKYQVDTLPYYRKRFFTNWGKLNGKTYKYYGIPMEIFFSFLSSVIVFQIMIPIALYISIELVRLGQSYFMIEDRHMFDCSSGSRFQCRSLNINEDLGQIRYIFSDKTGTLTENKMAFRRASIYGRDYGSHVLVADQLQEENNTGEGLARKRWKLKSEVAVDYELMELLHKDLSEDERIAAHEFFLTLAACNTVVPIVSTSTSSSCAKGDVDSIDYQGESPDEQALVTAASGYRYTLFERTSGHIAIDVNGEKLRLDVLGLHEFDSVRKRMSVVIRFPNNTIKVLVKGADTSMLSILANDSERDDELRHSTQSHLSEYSSHGLRTLVVAARDLTNEELEQWQSMYEDASTSLTDRSLKLRQTAALIESNLKLLGATAIEDRLQDGVPEAIESLRQAGIKVWVLTGDKQETAISIGVSCKLLTADMQQIIINGTSEAECRSLLVDAMEKYGVLSSNKRNQSSKCKSNAASDYLELPDDAKTSNVPKWHEAKEEGKISAPLALIIDGNSLVYILEKDLQSELFDLATSCSVVVCCRVAPLQKAGIVDLIKTRTDDMTLAIGDGANDVSMIQMADVGVGICGQEGRQAVMASDFAMGQFRFLKRLLLVHGHWNYQRIGYLILYNFYRNAVFVLMLFWYILSTAFSTTSALTDWSSVFYSLIYTSIPTIIVGVLDKDLSHKTLLQYPKLYGAGHRQEAYNPNLFWITMLDTLWQSLVLFYVPQFTYKESTIDIWSMGSLWTIAVVILVNVHLAMDIHRWVFITHIAVWGSIIITYACVVILDSIPVYPNYWTFYHLACSPTYWITILLIIVVALLPRFVYKVVHHIFWPSDIQIAREAEILSRKHKHLGSEKDEDSG; this comes from the exons ATGAGCGGTGAGCATCCGTTGCTGTCATCACCGGATTCTCCATCAAAGCCACTTGTGCCGCCCTCTTCTCTAGCTGAGAGACTCGAGCAGCTCTGCCTTGATGAATCCAGTTCTTCTTCCATTCTTGACGGCATTGATGATGGCCAAGGTGAATCGTTGTTAGCGAGGGAATACACTGCTGTTCCTGACTGCGGTGTGAAACCAGGAAAGCAGTTTTTTCCGGTAGAGCGTGAGTGCCGTCCGCAGTTTCCGTTGGAATACCCCACGCGGCATAAAAAACGCCAGGTATCGTGGGGTACAATGGAACTGCATAGTATCAATAGTAATTCAGCGTCCCATGATGTCCCCCAGGCTCCATCTAGGGTTCTGGAAAAGGCGAACAAGTCTCAGGGGAGTCACCACAAAGGCATTCAATTTGAAGATAACCTCCTACATGAAGACAATCCAAGGTTGATCTATATTGATGatccaaagaaaacaaatgacaaGTATGAGTTCACTGGCAATGAGATTCGAACTAGCAAGTACACCTTAATCACCTTCTTGCCCAAGAATGTTTTCATTCAGTTTCACCGGGTTGCTTATTTGTATTTTCTAGCTATTGCCATTCTCAATCAGCTTCCGCCTCTTGCTGTGTTTGGAAGAACGGTGTCTCTTTTTCCCCTACTATTTGTGCTGTGTGTCACTGCTATAAAAGATGGCTATGAGGATTGGCGAAGACATAGATCAGACAGGAATGAAAACAACCGGGAGTCTCTGATCCTTCAATCTGGGCAATTTCAACctaagaaatggaaaaatattCAAGTGGGCGAGGTTCTGAAGATTCGTGCTGATGATACAATTCCTTGTGATATAGTTTTGTTAGGAACAAGTGACCCTAGTGGAATTGCCTACATTCAGACAATGAATCTGGATGGTGAGTCAAACCTCAAAACAAGGTATGCACGCCAGGAAACATCTTCAGCTGTAGGTTCAGCAGTAGCCGATGGGTGTGCAATTATGGGGATCATCAGATGCGAACAACCAAATCGGAATATCTATGAGTTTACAGCCAACATGGAGTTTAATGGACATAGATTTCCCCTAACACAGTCAAACATAGTTTTGCGTGGTTGCCAGCTGAAGAACACAGAGTGGATAATTGGTGTTGTGGTATATGCTGGACAGGAAACTAAGGCAATGTTGAATAGTGCAGCTTCTCCTTCCAAGAGAAGCAAACTTGAAGGCTACATGAACAGAGAAACCTTGTGGTTGTCAATTTTCCTTTTTGTCATGTGTTCAGTTGTGGCTGCTGGCATGGGCACATGGCTAATACGCCATAAATATCAGGTTGATACGTTGCCTTATTACCGGAAAAGATTCTTCACTAATTGGGGGAAGCTTAATGGGAAAACCTATAAATATTATGGGATACCTATGGAgatttttttctcctttttgagTTCTGTCATAGTGTTTCAGATAATGATACCAATCGCTCTGTATATTAGTATTGAGTTGGTTCGTTTGGGCCAGTCATATTTCATGATTGAAGACAGGCATATGTTCGACTGTAGCTCTGGCTCAAGGTTCCAGTGCAGATCCTTGAATATCAATGAGGATCTGGGTCAAATACGATATATATTTTCAGACAAAACAGGGACACTTACTGAAAATAAGATGGCATTCCGCAGAGCAAGCATATATGGGAGGGATTATGGGAGCCATGTGCTTGTGGCTGATCAATTGCAGGAAGAAAATAATACAG GAGAAGGTTTAGCTAGAAAGAGATGGAAGCTTAAATCTGAAGTTGCTGTCGATTATGAGCTCATGGAGTTGTTGCACAAAGACTTGAGTGAAGATGAGAGGATTGCTGCACATGAGTTTTTCCTTACGTTGGCAGCTTGCAATACTGTGGTTCCTATAGTCAGTACTAGTACATCTTCCAGTTGTGCTAAGGGTGATGTTGATTCTATTGATTATCAGGGGGAATCCCCGGATGAGCAAGCACTAGTTACTGCAGCCTCTGGTTATAGATATACTCTCTTTGAGCGCACATCGGGACATATTGCAATTGATGTCAATGGTGAGAAACTAAG GTTGGATGTATTGGGTCTGCATGAATTTGACAGTGTGCGAAAACGAATGTCAGTTGTTATCAGATTTCCAAACAATACTATAAAGGTATTGGTGAAAGGTGCTGATACCTCTATGCTCAGCATATTAGCGAATGACTCTGAAAGAGATGATGAACTGAGACATTCAACTCAGAGCCATTTGAGTGAATATTCCTCACATGGTTTACGTACTCTTGTGGTTGCTGCAAGAGATCTTACAAATGAAGAACTTGAACAGTGGCAAAGCATGTATGAAGATGCAAGTACCTCATTGACTGATCGATCCTTAAAACTACGTCAAACAGCAGCTCTTATTGAATCCAACTTAAAGCTACTTGGGGCAACTGCAATTGAGGATAGGCTACAAGATGGTGTGCCAGAAGCTATTGAGTCCCTCAGGCAAGCAGGAATTAAGGTCTGGGTTTTGACTGGAGATAAGCAAGAGACAGCTATTTCAATTGGTGTATCATGCAAACTGTTGACAGCAGATATGCAACAAATTATCATAAATGGAACTTCTGAGGCTGAATGCAGAAGTCTTTTGGTTGATGCTATGGAAAAATATGGTGTGCTGTCATCAAATAAAAGAAATCAGAGTTCAAAATGCAAAAGCAATGCTGCAAGTGATTATCTTGAGTTACCTGATGATGCAAAGACATCTAATGTGCCAAAATGGCATGAAGCAAAGGAAGAAGGAAAGATAAGTGCACCATTAGCACTCATAATTGATGGGAACAGTTTGGTATACATTTTGGAGAAAGATCTGCAGTCGGAG CTTTTCGACCTTGCCACTTCCTGTAGTGTGGTTGTATGCTGTCGTGTTGCACCATTGCAGAAAGCTGGAATTGTTGATCTAATTAAGACCCGCACTGATGATATGACACTGGCTATAGGTGATG GGGCAAATGATGTTTCTATGATCCAAATGGCGGATGTTGGTGTTGGAATTTGTGGTCAGGAGGGTCGTCAAGCTGTGATGGCATCAGACTTTGCCATGGGACAGTTTCGGTTTTTGAAAAGATTGCTTCTGGTGCATGGACACTGGAATTATCAGCGTATTGGTTATTTGATTCTTTACAACTTCTACCGCAACGCAGTTTTTGTGCTGATGCTATTTTG GTATATATTGTCCACAGCATTTTCAACAACTTCGGCGTTGACAGATTGGAGTAGTGTTTTCTATTCTCTTATATATACGTCTATCCCTACAATTATTGTTGGTGTACTGGACAAAGATCTGAGCCACAAGACCCTGttacaatacccaaaattgtatGGTGCTGGCCATAGACAGGAAGCATATAATCCAAATCTTTTCTGGATAACGATGCTTGACACCCTATGGCAGAGTCTTGTTCTCTTCTATGTACCCCAGTTCACCTATAAGGAGAGCACAATAGACATATGGAGCATGGGCAGTTTGTGGACCATAGCAGTAGTTATCCTTGTTAATGTACATTTGGCAATGGACATTCATCGGTGGGTATTTATCACTCATATTGCAGTATGGGGATCAATAATCATCACATATGCCTGTGTGGTGATATTGGATTCCATACCTGTTTATCCCAATTACTG GACTTTTTACCATTTGGCATGTTCTCCTACCTATTGGATCACCATTTTGCTTATAATAGTTGTAGCCTTGCTCCCTCGTTTTGTGTACAAAGTTGTACATCATATTTTTTGGCCCTCAGATATCCAGATAGCTAGAGAAGCTGAGATATTAAGTAGGAAACATAAGCATTTGGGCTCAGAAAAAGATGAAGATTCAGGTTAA
- the LOC133720125 gene encoding probable WRKY transcription factor 70 encodes MESLEYTWPASWNLQEKMKEELVRGHELANQLHLVVRNGDGESAKGLATKIVCSFTNSLSLLGGNHDSKGKHIQANTSSNTVALPTLVDSSSWVALEAIKRTEMLINSRSSSKKRKTSHSWSRDAPDFIDDGHTWRKYGQKQILNTSHPRSYFRCSHKYDQGCKATKQVQKVEDDPSLFRTTYFGNHTCKHSILKAPESILDNVSGGSPREESNSKFMITFENNNNFPYEQEHPFFSSYSSTEREIIKSNHVASSRSSSLSCDYLVPPDPVMVFE; translated from the exons ATGGAGTCATTGGAGTATACTTGGCCAGCTTCATGGAATCTTCAGGAAAAGATGAAGGAAGAGCTTGTCCGAGGGCATGAACTTGCAAATCAACTTCACTTGGTTGTCCGTAATGGTGATGGTGAATCGGCCAAAGGTCTTGCTACGAAGATCGTTTGCTCGTTCACTAATAGCCTTTCCCTCTTAGGTGGGAATCATGATTCTAAGGGGAAGCATATTCAAGCCAATACTAGTAGCAATACTGTTGCTCTTCCTACTCTTGTAGATTCATCATCCTGGGTTGCTCTAGAGGCTATTAAGAGAACGGAAATGTTGATAAATAGTAGAAGTTCTTCCAAGAAAAG AAAAACTTCACATTCATGGAGTAGAGACGCTCCCGATTTCATTGATGATGGTCATACATGGAGAAAGTACGGACAGAAACAGATCCTTAATACCAGCCATCCAAG GAGCTACTTTAGGTGCAGTCATAAGTATGATCAAGGCTGCAAGGCGACCAAGCAGGTGCAGAAAGTTGAAGATGATCCATCCTTGTTTCGGACTACATATTTCGGAAATCACACATGCAAACATAGCATACTCAAAGCTCCTGAAAGCATCCTTGATAACGTAAGCGGTGGTAGTCCTAGAGAAGAGTCTAATTCCAAGTTTATGATCACATTTGAGAACAACAACAACTTCCCGTACGAACAAGAACACCCTTTTTTCTCATCCTACTCATCAACCGAAAGAGAGATCATTAAATCTAATCATGTGGCGAGCAGCAGGTCATCATCACTATCTTGTGATTATCTTGTGCCACCTGATCCAGTGATGGTGTTCGAGTAG